In a single window of the Leptospiraceae bacterium genome:
- the pbpC gene encoding penicillin-binding protein 1C, whose product MTIMAMTPKYLPRIGFVCLIVVQSILSKDIPDFGTVKESVRSSELILLDRHGKPLHEIRNNKISRRMNWVSLDGISAAVIHSLLIAEDRRFFEHKGVDWKAITDGALRYFTFRGKRGGSTITMQLASILDIRLKGKAGGRSISQKWDQIRYAQEIEEAWTKEEILEAYLNLVNFKGELVGIDAASRALFQKEAHGLNEIESSIIVSFFKSPSGKESRIVERACYIAREQEKELDCDKIKGKVREIFSRTYYIKPRNGFTYHIAHELNQTGVQELKTTLDKDIQIFSQEILRKQLLNLKSKNVKDGAVLVLENNTGNVLAYVGGAGRDTSSAYEIDGVKSRRQAGSTLKPFIYGLALQNKIITDNTILNDNPVDIHVGTGIYSPSNYQDAFHGDVSARIALASSLNVPAVKVLGMLSLDEFVFKLGELGFTELREADYYGLSLALGSLDISLKELTNAYRVLANGGVYSEIRIKEDDPKSVTKKIFTKEATEIISDILSDKEARALSFGLENPLVTRHTSSVKTGTSKDMRDNWCIGYNHKYTVGVWVGNFSGEPMWNVSGVTGAAPAWRDIMNRLSEGEILVEQTKHPKSENVFIKSEIQNKTSLMRITYPANHTIIAVDPDIPENNQAIFFESSKTDKSVYWVLNGKKLEEVKGIYLWHPKTGKYKLSIKNKKDKILDEVVFEVR is encoded by the coding sequence ATGACTATTATGGCTATGACTCCCAAGTATTTGCCTAGAATAGGCTTTGTATGTTTGATTGTTGTTCAATCCATTTTATCAAAGGACATTCCTGATTTTGGAACTGTGAAGGAATCTGTTCGATCTTCTGAATTGATACTTTTGGATAGGCATGGTAAGCCGCTCCATGAAATACGAAATAATAAAATCAGCCGTAGAATGAATTGGGTGAGTCTAGATGGCATTTCTGCGGCAGTCATTCATTCTCTACTCATTGCAGAAGATAGACGTTTCTTTGAACACAAAGGTGTGGATTGGAAAGCTATTACCGATGGCGCATTACGGTATTTTACCTTTCGAGGCAAAAGGGGAGGTAGCACGATTACAATGCAACTCGCTTCCATTCTTGATATAAGGCTAAAAGGAAAAGCGGGAGGTAGATCTATTTCTCAGAAGTGGGACCAAATCCGTTATGCGCAAGAGATCGAAGAAGCATGGACGAAAGAAGAAATTTTAGAAGCCTATTTAAACTTGGTGAACTTTAAAGGAGAATTAGTTGGAATCGATGCAGCCTCTCGCGCACTCTTTCAAAAAGAAGCGCATGGATTAAATGAAATAGAATCTAGCATCATTGTGTCTTTTTTTAAATCTCCTTCGGGAAAAGAATCTCGCATTGTAGAGAGAGCCTGTTATATTGCAAGAGAGCAAGAAAAAGAATTAGACTGTGATAAGATTAAAGGAAAAGTGCGAGAAATATTTTCGAGGACATATTATATAAAACCTCGAAATGGTTTTACCTATCATATTGCGCACGAACTAAATCAAACAGGTGTGCAAGAGTTAAAGACTACACTTGATAAAGACATTCAAATCTTTTCACAAGAAATTCTTCGTAAACAATTACTAAATCTAAAAAGTAAAAACGTAAAAGACGGAGCAGTATTGGTATTAGAGAATAACACCGGTAATGTGCTTGCCTATGTTGGTGGAGCAGGAAGAGATACTTCCTCTGCCTATGAAATTGACGGAGTAAAATCAAGAAGGCAGGCTGGATCTACGCTCAAACCTTTTATATACGGGCTTGCCTTACAAAATAAAATCATAACGGATAACACGATATTAAACGACAATCCGGTTGATATACATGTAGGAACAGGAATTTATAGTCCTTCGAATTATCAGGATGCTTTTCACGGAGATGTTTCTGCTAGAATAGCTCTTGCTTCTTCTTTGAATGTTCCTGCTGTGAAAGTATTGGGAATGTTAAGCCTGGATGAATTTGTATTTAAGTTGGGAGAGTTGGGATTTACTGAATTAAGAGAAGCGGATTATTATGGTTTGTCTTTGGCTCTAGGTTCTTTAGATATTAGCTTAAAGGAATTGACGAACGCATATCGAGTATTAGCCAATGGAGGAGTCTATTCTGAAATTCGAATTAAAGAAGATGATCCTAAGAGTGTAACGAAGAAAATTTTTACCAAAGAAGCAACGGAAATAATCAGTGATATTCTTTCTGACAAAGAAGCAAGGGCGCTTAGCTTTGGATTAGAAAACCCTCTCGTAACAAGACATACTAGCAGTGTTAAAACGGGAACTAGCAAAGATATGAGAGATAATTGGTGTATTGGGTATAATCATAAGTATACGGTGGGAGTATGGGTAGGAAATTTTTCAGGTGAGCCTATGTGGAATGTAAGCGGTGTTACGGGAGCAGCTCCTGCTTGGCGCGATATAATGAATCGGCTTTCTGAAGGAGAAATCTTAGTAGAACAAACGAAACATCCTAAGAGCGAGAATGTATTTATTAAATCAGAAATTCAAAATAAAACTAGCCTGATGAGAATTACGTATCCAGCAAATCATACTATTATTGCGGTAGATCCTGATATACCGGAGAACAACCAGGCTATATTTTTTGAATCAAGCAAAACAGATAAAAGCGTTTACTGGGTGTTAAATGGTAAAAAGCTTGAAGAAGTAAAAGGGATTTATCTCTGGCATCCAAAGACAGGCAAATACAAATTATCCATTAAAAATAAAAAGGACAAAATTTTAGACGAAGTGGTATTTGAAGTAAGATGA
- a CDS encoding Helicase associated domain protein — protein sequence MLVPSLALLRQIKNDWAKQKSNPYHYISVCSEKDINSEEADSLVSHSYEVGGFVSTDPKEVFSFLNRNVGKVVFSTYQSLPVIIESIKDSDFKFDLILCDEAHKTAGTTQGLFGLVHDNIKLPAARRLYMTATPRVVSDTLKQRATNDDEFLYDMNDAKIFGEEIYRMSFKDAIEKNILVDYKIIAIGVKDSELREFIEERRYAGSDEFTMEDWANNYALEIVMKKYNANHAITFHSRVTYAKKFSERHAKLFKEIDSFYVSGEQHTSERAIILNQFKTSEKSIVANARCLTEGVDVPAIDLVYFCDPKNSKVDIVQASGRALRLDHSRNKQIGYIVVPVFHVNQDKVEDAIVESQFRNLISIIRSLCDQDERLQEEINSIAFGKGKKSKSSSHIEVSFELKQEEKIFLEGFGEKLQNSIFDQIIDRTARSWDLQFMKFKEYLETNTIDFVWDSHELNWEENFEKLKEYRLTHEYEPSKEDDAVLSQWLTAQKNDKREDEFYKNRRQRIADLNFKGSLQDRNWEENFEKLKEYRLSHDYEPSKEENAYLYQWLQIQKGKKENEEIYQIRKQRIADLNFKGNFQDKVWDETFDLLISYLKENNYKYPSQRNKEPVAHRLGVWFLRIRSDYKKGLLEEYRLAKLNSINFPFEPFEYRWDEFYEKLKKWFVTNEEFPSRSDNEDIYNWLRNQVDKFVNKTLDESKRKLLEELNFKQFIDRFENKKTDEKIWDDTFQEVRKFKELNDCFPIYGKKNKNEIESRLGVWLVAQRQKYKKGKLPPEQIQKLAEIGFDWRNANEVLEEAWENKFQALTNFYEENKRWPTFNEGSIGQWCAAQRNWLKGQSQNTSEYPKERKEKLDLIGFPWEPNAHDETWDEKYQKVKNYFVENNTDKLPVNINGKGNNLYSWLMNQKMFFKKGKLESDRIEKLKEIGIDFENEVMLERNTKSWDENFIELKSQMEKGIFKSTNEDGSTPVLYRWLTRQKAIYKHGNLEKEKVNLLKEIGFDLENESETEKIEKTWDENFALLKKQIENGNLKSKDEKSENVRNYWWLKRQKRKYKEGNLEKEKFELLQSIGIDFENNRMIEEKSWGEYFLELKSQVETGTFKSTDGKGNTSAIYNWLKRQKAKYKEGILEKEKIKILSEIGIDLGKDQIFEKNDKSWNEYFVELKNQIEQGNFKSTDENGRVTKLYKWFTRQKQNTKKEN from the coding sequence GTGTTAGTTCCGTCGCTCGCACTGCTCAGGCAAATTAAAAATGATTGGGCAAAACAAAAATCAAATCCCTATCATTACATTTCTGTTTGCTCAGAAAAGGACATCAATTCAGAAGAAGCTGATTCTCTAGTCTCTCATTCGTATGAAGTAGGTGGGTTTGTATCTACTGATCCAAAGGAAGTTTTTTCTTTCTTAAATCGAAATGTGGGTAAAGTAGTTTTCAGCACATACCAGTCATTACCCGTAATTATTGAATCTATAAAAGACTCTGATTTTAAATTTGATTTAATTCTTTGTGATGAAGCGCATAAGACAGCAGGAACCACACAAGGCTTATTTGGATTAGTCCATGATAATATAAAACTTCCAGCAGCCAGAAGACTTTATATGACTGCGACTCCAAGAGTTGTGAGTGATACACTGAAACAACGAGCGACTAACGACGATGAATTTCTCTACGATATGAATGATGCAAAAATCTTTGGCGAAGAAATCTATCGAATGAGTTTTAAAGATGCGATTGAGAAAAACATCTTAGTGGATTATAAAATCATCGCCATTGGTGTCAAAGATTCAGAATTACGGGAATTCATTGAAGAAAGAAGATACGCAGGCTCGGATGAATTTACAATGGAAGACTGGGCAAATAATTACGCTCTAGAAATTGTAATGAAAAAATACAATGCCAATCATGCTATTACATTTCATTCTAGAGTAACCTATGCAAAGAAATTTTCAGAACGACATGCAAAACTTTTCAAAGAAATAGATTCTTTTTATGTAAGCGGAGAACAGCATACGAGTGAAAGAGCCATTATCCTCAATCAATTCAAAACTTCCGAAAAATCCATCGTCGCAAATGCGCGCTGTCTAACGGAAGGTGTAGATGTTCCAGCAATTGATTTAGTTTATTTCTGTGATCCCAAGAATTCAAAAGTAGATATAGTCCAAGCTTCCGGTAGAGCACTCCGACTAGACCATTCTCGCAATAAACAAATCGGGTATATCGTCGTTCCAGTATTCCATGTAAACCAAGACAAAGTAGAAGATGCAATCGTAGAAAGCCAATTCAGAAATCTAATCTCTATTATCCGCTCTCTCTGTGACCAAGATGAACGGTTGCAAGAAGAAATAAATTCCATCGCATTTGGAAAAGGTAAAAAATCAAAATCATCGTCTCATATTGAAGTTTCCTTTGAGTTAAAGCAGGAAGAAAAAATCTTCTTGGAAGGATTTGGAGAAAAACTACAAAACTCTATCTTTGACCAAATCATTGATAGAACTGCAAGATCATGGGATTTGCAGTTTATGAAGTTTAAGGAATATTTAGAGACAAATACTATTGATTTTGTATGGGATTCGCATGAATTAAATTGGGAAGAAAACTTTGAGAAACTAAAAGAATACCGATTAACACATGAATATGAGCCATCGAAAGAAGATGATGCAGTTTTAAGTCAATGGTTAACAGCTCAAAAAAACGATAAACGAGAAGATGAGTTCTATAAAAATCGAAGGCAACGAATTGCTGACTTAAATTTCAAAGGAAGTTTACAAGATAGAAATTGGGAGGAAAACTTTGAAAAGTTGAAAGAATATCGTTTATCGCATGATTACGAACCTTCGAAAGAAGAAAATGCATATCTTTATCAATGGCTTCAAATTCAAAAAGGTAAGAAAGAAAACGAAGAAATTTATCAAATCCGTAAACAAAGAATTGCTGATCTAAATTTTAAAGGCAATTTTCAAGATAAAGTATGGGACGAAACGTTTGATTTGCTAATAAGTTATTTGAAAGAGAATAATTATAAGTATCCGAGTCAAAGAAATAAGGAACCTGTCGCCCATAGATTAGGTGTTTGGTTTTTAAGAATTCGTTCAGATTACAAAAAAGGATTGCTAGAAGAATACAGATTAGCCAAACTAAATTCGATTAACTTTCCGTTTGAGCCATTTGAATATAGATGGGATGAATTTTATGAAAAACTTAAAAAATGGTTTGTTACGAATGAAGAATTTCCTTCTCGAAGTGATAATGAAGATATTTATAACTGGCTTAGAAATCAGGTAGATAAATTTGTTAATAAAACTTTAGATGAATCCAAACGAAAATTATTAGAAGAGTTAAATTTCAAGCAATTCATTGATAGGTTTGAAAATAAAAAAACAGATGAGAAAATTTGGGATGATACTTTTCAGGAAGTAAGAAAATTCAAAGAGTTAAATGACTGTTTTCCTATTTATGGAAAAAAGAATAAAAATGAGATAGAATCAAGGTTAGGCGTTTGGTTAGTTGCCCAGCGACAGAAATATAAAAAAGGAAAACTTCCTCCAGAACAAATACAAAAATTAGCAGAGATAGGCTTCGATTGGAGAAATGCGAATGAAGTATTGGAAGAAGCTTGGGAAAATAAATTTCAGGCATTAACTAATTTTTATGAGGAGAACAAGCGTTGGCCTACCTTTAATGAAGGTTCGATCGGACAATGGTGTGCTGCTCAAAGAAATTGGCTGAAAGGTCAATCTCAAAATACTTCGGAATATCCAAAAGAACGAAAGGAAAAATTAGACTTGATAGGATTTCCTTGGGAACCTAATGCACATGATGAAACTTGGGATGAAAAGTATCAAAAAGTTAAAAATTACTTTGTTGAGAATAATACAGATAAACTCCCGGTTAACATTAATGGAAAGGGTAACAATCTTTATTCTTGGTTAATGAATCAAAAAATGTTCTTCAAAAAAGGAAAACTAGAATCAGATAGGATAGAAAAACTAAAAGAGATTGGAATTGATTTTGAAAATGAAGTGATGCTTGAAAGAAATACAAAATCATGGGATGAAAATTTTATTGAATTAAAAAGTCAAATGGAAAAAGGTATTTTTAAATCTACTAACGAAGACGGCTCTACTCCAGTATTGTATCGATGGCTCACGCGGCAAAAGGCAATATACAAACACGGTAATTTAGAGAAAGAAAAAGTCAATTTGTTAAAAGAAATTGGCTTTGACCTTGAAAATGAATCAGAGACTGAAAAAATTGAAAAAACTTGGGATGAGAACTTTGCTCTGTTAAAAAAACAAATTGAGAACGGCAATCTGAAATCTAAAGATGAAAAAAGTGAGAATGTAAGAAATTACTGGTGGCTAAAGCGACAAAAAAGAAAATACAAAGAAGGTAATCTTGAAAAGGAAAAATTTGAGCTTTTGCAGTCAATAGGCATTGATTTCGAAAATAACCGAATGATTGAAGAAAAATCATGGGGTGAATATTTTCTTGAATTAAAAAGTCAAGTTGAGACAGGGACTTTCAAATCTACTGATGGAAAAGGAAATACATCAGCTATATATAATTGGTTAAAAAGACAAAAAGCTAAGTACAAAGAGGGTATTCTTGAGAAAGAAAAAATTAAAATTCTTAGCGAAATAGGAATTGACCTTGGAAAAGATCAGATTTTTGAAAAAAATGATAAGTCTTGGAATGAATACTTTGTTGAATTAAAAAATCAAATCGAACAAGGAAATTTCAAATCTACAGATGAGAATGGAAGGGTCACTAAATTATATAAATGGTTTACGCGGCAAAAACAAAATACAAAGAAGGAAAATTAG
- a CDS encoding pyridoxal-phosphate dependent enzyme, giving the protein MINYFKKTPIELFESYPSFELYIKREDKTFAGFGVKLKKIYGLIQFLERGHIKDVLIYGNPHSNFMATFITVFKQKGFTVHTLFYTNDRNLITADSILSKRFSDTVIHTGSKSNREFYINEFKKGFPNGFVIPEFGIHEAGLKGLNLLWKDLEETNLPDYLFFDIGTGFTVLSALAYFKEKEIQLIGVAIGNKIDKIPNDLAANAEKLGLDKSIISKLKILEPTTSPAFASKNKTLEDWIRKVWKEKQIPLEPVYSGKTLFTVTDYIKKQKLKGKGIYLHQGGLLNHLKYFE; this is encoded by the coding sequence ATGATAAACTATTTTAAGAAAACTCCTATAGAACTTTTCGAATCTTATCCAAGTTTTGAACTCTATATCAAAAGAGAAGACAAGACCTTTGCAGGTTTTGGAGTGAAGCTAAAGAAGATATACGGACTGATTCAATTCTTAGAGCGCGGTCATATCAAAGATGTGCTTATCTATGGAAATCCACATTCTAATTTTATGGCGACATTCATTACTGTATTTAAACAAAAAGGATTTACGGTTCATACTTTATTCTACACGAATGATCGGAATCTAATCACTGCTGATTCCATTTTAAGTAAACGATTTTCAGATACGGTAATTCATACCGGCTCTAAGTCAAATCGAGAGTTCTATATCAATGAATTTAAAAAAGGATTTCCGAATGGATTTGTAATTCCTGAATTTGGAATTCATGAAGCGGGGCTAAAGGGACTTAACCTCCTTTGGAAGGATTTGGAAGAAACAAACTTACCTGACTATTTGTTCTTTGATATTGGAACCGGATTTACTGTGTTATCCGCACTCGCATACTTCAAAGAAAAAGAGATTCAATTAATTGGTGTCGCAATCGGAAATAAAATAGATAAGATACCAAATGATCTAGCCGCTAATGCAGAAAAGCTAGGCTTAGATAAATCAATAATCTCAAAACTAAAAATCCTAGAGCCAACTACTTCACCCGCCTTTGCAAGTAAGAATAAAACACTCGAAGACTGGATTCGTAAAGTATGGAAAGAAAAACAAATCCCATTAGAGCCAGTCTACTCCGGCAAAACACTATTTACCGTTACTGATTATATCAAGAAGCAAAAGCTCAAAGGAAAAGGAATTTATTTACACCAGGGCGGATTATTGAATCACTTGAAATATTTTGAATAG